The Mucilaginibacter terrenus genome has a segment encoding these proteins:
- a CDS encoding SLBB domain-containing protein, which produces MAKAQTIPQNLSGVNVNEISDIQLRQIMQQAQSSGLTDAQLLQMLQSRGLSAEQSRILQDRVTSLRKTYTNADGQSPALTDQSLTRGLNYKADSTANPPAKQRDIADMFTPKVFGADLFRNSNITFEPNLKLATPVNYILGPEDQLNINVYGASLVNWKLDVSPEGNINIPGVGMLNVSGKTIEQATSAIKAKLTANNYAVGRGTTVAVTLGNIRSIKVVMVGEVVKPGTYTLPSLATAFNALSSAGGPNNNGSFRQIEIYRNNRIIRRLDVYDFLVKGDQKSNIGLQDQDIIRVPTYRTRVELVGEVKTPALFEVLPGETLQDVLRFAGGFTDQAFTGRIKVSQIEDQQRRITDVVEADYKNYIPLRGDKYTVDRILERYENRVIVRGAVFRPGEYELQKGLTVSQLIKNAAGLKEDAFTGRGSITRLKADNTTELISFDVNAVINKSQPDILLQREDVVNISSIFDLRDEYRVTIKGEVRNQGDFAYSEGMSVEDLIIKADGLTIGASPKRVEVSRRIDNSNPNSKTSDLAQVFTVDVDSQMKKGEANFKLEPFDIVSVYSLPGYEKQSTVKIEGEVLYPGYYTIKKKNEKISDVIARAGGITASADPDGGTLKRDNFAILGVNKNKIDTSAVEKERLDRLSRLKQNYKDSTNIEAPQLRNNFVGIDLKKILQQPGYSGDLILEDNDIIRIPKQQQLVRVNGEVLYPSAVVYEKGKSFHDYVLNAGGYSPNALKKGAYVVYPNGTVRGTRKFLFFNSHPSVRPGSEIYVTKKPEHRGLSVTEAVGITTGLASLAAVILGIINISK; this is translated from the coding sequence ATGGCAAAGGCGCAAACTATACCTCAAAATCTTTCAGGCGTAAACGTTAACGAGATCTCAGATATCCAATTGCGGCAAATAATGCAACAAGCGCAATCTTCTGGTCTAACCGATGCACAGTTGCTTCAGATGTTACAATCACGCGGATTATCTGCAGAACAAAGCAGAATTTTGCAAGATAGGGTTACTTCACTACGTAAAACTTATACAAATGCAGATGGACAGTCACCTGCTCTAACTGATCAGTCCTTAACCCGCGGTCTCAATTATAAAGCAGACTCAACTGCCAATCCACCAGCAAAACAGCGCGATATTGCAGATATGTTTACACCAAAGGTTTTTGGAGCTGACCTGTTTAGGAATAGCAACATTACTTTTGAGCCGAACTTAAAACTAGCAACTCCTGTTAATTACATTCTGGGCCCCGAAGATCAGTTAAATATAAATGTTTATGGTGCATCTCTGGTGAACTGGAAACTGGATGTATCTCCTGAAGGTAACATTAATATACCCGGTGTAGGTATGCTAAACGTTTCGGGGAAAACAATTGAGCAGGCAACATCCGCCATTAAGGCAAAACTTACAGCTAATAACTATGCTGTGGGGCGTGGTACTACAGTGGCAGTCACGTTAGGCAACATACGCAGCATAAAAGTGGTGATGGTAGGTGAGGTAGTGAAGCCTGGTACATATACGCTACCTTCGCTTGCTACTGCATTCAATGCTTTATCCTCTGCAGGTGGGCCAAATAATAATGGTTCATTCAGGCAAATTGAGATATACCGTAACAATAGAATTATTCGGCGTTTAGACGTTTATGATTTTCTTGTAAAAGGCGATCAAAAGAGCAACATAGGATTACAAGATCAGGACATAATCAGGGTGCCGACTTACCGCACCCGTGTGGAATTGGTGGGCGAAGTAAAAACCCCGGCCTTATTTGAAGTACTGCCAGGAGAAACTTTGCAAGATGTACTTAGGTTTGCAGGCGGTTTTACTGACCAGGCTTTTACCGGCAGGATAAAAGTATCGCAGATTGAGGACCAGCAACGACGGATCACGGATGTAGTAGAGGCAGATTACAAGAACTACATTCCCTTGCGCGGTGATAAATACACTGTTGATCGTATTTTAGAGCGATATGAGAACAGGGTTATTGTTAGAGGTGCAGTATTTCGCCCGGGCGAGTACGAACTTCAGAAAGGTTTAACTGTCTCTCAGCTAATAAAAAATGCCGCGGGCCTCAAGGAAGACGCTTTTACAGGCCGCGGAAGTATAACCCGTTTGAAGGCTGACAACACAACTGAGTTAATCTCGTTTGATGTAAATGCTGTTATTAACAAAAGCCAACCAGATATTCTGCTTCAGCGAGAAGACGTTGTGAACATATCATCAATATTTGACCTTCGTGACGAATACCGCGTTACAATTAAAGGTGAAGTACGAAACCAGGGTGATTTTGCGTATTCTGAAGGTATGTCCGTCGAAGATCTTATTATAAAGGCAGACGGATTAACTATTGGTGCAAGCCCAAAACGGGTTGAAGTATCTCGTCGGATAGATAATAGTAATCCCAATTCAAAGACAAGTGATTTGGCTCAAGTTTTTACAGTAGATGTCGATTCGCAAATGAAAAAAGGAGAAGCAAATTTCAAACTTGAGCCTTTTGATATAGTATCGGTTTATAGTTTACCTGGGTATGAAAAACAAAGTACAGTGAAGATTGAAGGTGAGGTGCTGTATCCGGGCTACTACACAATCAAGAAAAAAAACGAAAAAATATCTGACGTAATTGCACGTGCCGGTGGTATAACGGCTTCTGCCGACCCTGATGGCGGAACGTTGAAACGTGATAACTTTGCCATATTGGGAGTTAATAAAAATAAAATTGACACAAGTGCTGTAGAGAAAGAACGTCTTGACAGGCTGAGCAGGCTAAAGCAAAATTATAAAGACTCTACCAATATAGAAGCTCCGCAACTTAGGAACAACTTTGTTGGAATTGATCTTAAGAAGATACTCCAGCAGCCTGGCTATAGCGGAGACCTTATCCTTGAAGATAATGACATAATCAGAATTCCTAAGCAGCAACAACTTGTGAGAGTTAATGGTGAGGTGCTCTATCCAAGCGCAGTCGTTTACGAGAAAGGCAAATCTTTTCATGACTATGTACTTAATGCTGGTGGTTACTCGCCAAACGCGTTAAAAAAAGGTGCTTACGTGGTGTATCCAAATGGTACTGTAAGAGGAACGCGAAAGTTTTTATTCTTTAATTCACACCCAAGCGTTCGGCCGGGCAGCGAGATTTATGTAACAAAGAAGCCAGAACACCGCGGCCTTTCTGTAACAGAAGCTGTAGGCATCACGACTGGTTTGGCTTCATTAGCAGCGGTTATATTGGGTATAATTAACATTTCTAAATAG
- a CDS encoding iron-sulfur cluster co-chaperone HscB C-terminal domain-containing protein, with protein MMNYFDFYNIAESFHPDTAALKKQFYTLSKQYHPDFYANEDDSKQQEILELSTLNNKAYQTLSDGNKTLEYILKEHNLVNEGAKPQLPADFLMEMMDINERLMEVDDTAQLAEVTTEVLAIESDINEALSTLTADYETLDDTAKESRLNEIANIYYRQKYLLRIKESLDTFAARLGN; from the coding sequence ATGATGAATTATTTCGACTTCTATAACATCGCAGAGTCTTTTCACCCGGATACAGCGGCATTAAAAAAACAATTTTATACCCTGAGCAAGCAATATCATCCCGACTTTTACGCAAATGAAGATGATAGTAAGCAACAAGAAATACTGGAGCTCTCTACTCTTAACAACAAGGCCTACCAAACACTTAGCGACGGAAATAAGACGCTGGAATACATATTGAAGGAGCACAACCTGGTAAATGAAGGGGCAAAACCACAATTACCGGCAGATTTTTTGATGGAAATGATGGACATCAACGAACGGCTAATGGAGGTTGATGATACTGCCCAACTTGCTGAGGTAACAACAGAAGTGCTTGCTATAGAGAGTGATATTAACGAAGCATTAAGTACACTGACGGCAGATTACGAAACGCTGGATGACACTGCAAAGGAAAGCAGGCTTAACGAAATTGCAAATATTTACTACAGGCAAAAATATCTGTTGCGTATTAAAGAGAGTTTAGATACATTTGCAGCCCGCTTAGGTAATTAG